Proteins from a genomic interval of Flavobacteriales bacterium:
- a CDS encoding T9SS type A sorting domain-containing protein, with protein MRIIPIILIALLAQLGNLRAQQLQCGTSQRMLAQLATDPMLESRRAAIEEQTQRWIEENVGNVGRAVITIPVVVHVVYSSSAQNISDEQVQTQIDVLNEDYRALNADISGVPSIWTNRVADSEIQFALAARTPDGFLTNGITRTETTVTNWNGSDNVKFTSLGGHDAWPNDKYLNIWVCNIGSGLLGYAYQPGINASLDGVVIGYRYFGTIGSLSNAYDLGRTSTHEIGHYLNLDHLWGPNNSNPNCTADDNVSDTPKQTDPNFGCNTTFPNETCGNGVNSDMFNNYMDYGDDECLFFFTNGQKERMLAALNGPRSGILTSDGLVPGQVGIEEQLLHSSLSIYPNPSTGNVHLRLDQKANAMVDIRIMDLMGKQVFAQSNVNMSVNIYTIDLSELTQGTYVLEMTSEKEHFSTKINIVD; from the coding sequence ATGAGGATCATCCCGATCATATTAATTGCCTTGCTGGCGCAATTAGGCAATCTGAGAGCGCAGCAACTGCAATGTGGAACATCGCAACGTATGCTGGCACAATTGGCCACAGACCCCATGTTGGAATCGCGAAGAGCCGCCATTGAGGAACAGACCCAACGATGGATTGAAGAGAACGTAGGGAACGTAGGGCGTGCAGTCATCACCATTCCTGTGGTAGTGCACGTGGTTTATAGCAGTAGTGCTCAGAATATTTCCGATGAGCAAGTCCAAACGCAGATAGATGTGCTGAATGAAGACTACAGGGCACTGAATGCCGACATCTCTGGGGTGCCATCTATTTGGACAAACCGTGTGGCTGATAGCGAAATTCAATTTGCCCTTGCCGCCCGCACACCTGACGGATTCCTTACCAACGGCATCACGCGTACCGAAACAACGGTGACAAATTGGAACGGCTCCGATAATGTAAAATTCACCTCCCTGGGCGGACATGATGCATGGCCCAATGACAAATACCTGAACATTTGGGTATGTAACATCGGCTCTGGGCTTTTGGGATATGCTTATCAGCCGGGTATCAATGCTTCGCTGGATGGTGTGGTTATCGGTTATCGGTATTTCGGAACCATTGGCAGCCTATCGAATGCATACGATCTTGGCCGCACATCCACACATGAAATAGGACATTATCTTAACCTCGATCACCTTTGGGGACCGAACAATTCGAACCCGAATTGCACGGCTGACGACAACGTATCGGACACCCCAAAGCAAACCGACCCCAACTTTGGCTGCAACACTACTTTTCCGAACGAAACCTGCGGCAATGGAGTGAACAGCGATATGTTCAACAATTACATGGATTATGGAGATGATGAATGCCTCTTCTTTTTTACCAATGGGCAAAAGGAGCGCATGTTGGCCGCACTTAACGGACCTCGTTCTGGCATTCTTACATCTGATGGGCTTGTACCCGGACAAGTAGGAATTGAAGAGCAGCTCCTCCACAGTTCGCTTAGCATTTATCCGAATCCTAGTACGGGCAATGTCCATCTTCGTTTAGACCAAAAGGCCAACGCCATGGTAGATATCCGGATAATGGACCTAATGGGCAAACAAGTATTCGCTCAATCCAACGTGAATATGAGCGTTAATATCTACACCATCGACCTGAGTGAACTAACCCAAGGAACCTATGTTCTAGAGATGACCTCAGAGAAAGAACACTTCAGCACAAAGATCAATATTGTTGACTAA
- the mqnE gene encoding aminofutalosine synthase MqnE, which translates to MNQNGLEHILSSNLDNKFKTITEKVLKEERISFDEGVFLYEKGELAFLGSLANHIKEKRHGDKVFFNRNFHVEPTNICVFDCKFCSYSRLLKQKSEGWELSEEEILQMVRSYEGKPVTEVHIVGGVHPKMGLHYFASLIKKVKEIRPDIHVKAFTAVELEYMCRKAKVSYREGLQILKDHGQDSLPGGGAEIFDETVRAEICNDKCTSEQWLEMHRTAHQLGMPSNATMLYGHIESFEHRVDHMNRLRNLQDETGGFNTFIPLKYRNGNNQMSHINEVSTIEDLRNYAIGRIYMDNFGHVKAYWPMIGRQTAQMSLAFGVDDIDGTIDDSTKIYSMAGAEDQNPALSTEELVGLIKEVGRHPIERDTVYNTVTDYMNYDFAAEKAIGV; encoded by the coding sequence ATGAATCAGAACGGTCTGGAACACATCCTATCAAGCAACCTGGATAATAAATTCAAAACCATCACCGAAAAGGTGCTGAAGGAAGAACGCATCAGCTTTGATGAGGGCGTGTTCCTCTACGAAAAAGGAGAACTGGCCTTCTTGGGTTCGCTTGCCAACCACATCAAGGAAAAGCGTCATGGCGATAAGGTATTCTTCAACAGAAATTTCCATGTAGAACCGACCAATATCTGCGTATTCGATTGCAAATTCTGTTCGTATTCCAGACTTCTGAAACAAAAATCGGAAGGTTGGGAACTATCTGAAGAAGAGATCTTGCAGATGGTAAGAAGCTACGAAGGCAAACCTGTTACCGAAGTGCACATCGTAGGCGGTGTGCATCCAAAAATGGGACTCCATTATTTTGCTTCGCTGATCAAAAAGGTGAAGGAGATACGTCCCGATATCCACGTAAAGGCCTTTACGGCTGTAGAACTCGAATACATGTGTCGCAAGGCAAAAGTGAGCTACCGCGAAGGGCTTCAGATCTTGAAAGACCACGGACAGGATTCGTTACCTGGCGGTGGTGCCGAGATATTTGACGAAACGGTGCGTGCCGAGATCTGCAACGATAAATGCACGTCTGAACAGTGGTTGGAAATGCATCGCACCGCACACCAATTAGGCATGCCAAGTAATGCCACCATGCTTTACGGTCACATCGAATCGTTTGAACATCGGGTGGACCACATGAACCGCTTGCGAAACCTACAGGACGAAACGGGTGGATTCAACACCTTTATTCCGCTCAAATACCGTAATGGCAACAACCAGATGAGCCACATTAATGAGGTGAGCACCATCGAAGACCTCCGCAACTATGCCATTGGCCGTATTTACATGGACAATTTCGGGCACGTAAAAGCCTATTGGCCCATGATTGGTAGACAGACCGCTCAGATGAGCCTTGCCTTTGGGGTAGATGATATTGATGGCACCATAGACGATAGCACCAAGATCTACAGTATGGCCGGTGCAGAAGATCAGAATCCAGCTCTGAGTACCGAGGAATTGGTGGGCCTGATAAAAGAAGTGGGCCGCCATCCTATAGAGCGAGATACGGTTTACAATACCGTTACCGATTACATGAATTACGATTTTGCTGCTGAGAAGGCAATCGGAGTTTAA
- a CDS encoding DoxX family protein: protein MLIQALLSTFFAILFLQSGIDKVIDRKGNLEWLTGHFARSPLAGMVPMLLSVITLVEISAGLASAVGVVEVVAFRSFTFPLIGTSLSAASLLMLFFGQRMAKDYAGAGGLVPYFIVAIINLYILA, encoded by the coding sequence ATTCTTATTCAGGCGCTGCTTTCAACATTCTTTGCCATTCTGTTTCTACAGTCTGGAATAGATAAGGTAATAGACCGTAAAGGAAACCTCGAATGGTTGACGGGACATTTTGCCAGATCACCCTTGGCGGGAATGGTGCCGATGCTACTCAGTGTCATTACGCTTGTAGAGATTTCGGCCGGATTGGCATCGGCAGTTGGTGTAGTGGAAGTAGTGGCCTTTCGCAGTTTCACCTTTCCGCTGATCGGAACATCCCTTTCGGCAGCCTCTTTATTGATGCTCTTCTTTGGGCAGCGTATGGCCAAAGACTATGCAGGCGCTGGCGGATTGGTGCCTTACTTTATTGTGGCCATCATCAATCTGTATATTTTGGCTTAG
- a CDS encoding NAD(P)H-dependent oxidoreductase: protein MITVICTTNRPDSNTKRVAELYANLLEQLGESFQVLDLRDVEVNWIQESNYGKNVPEFEAVVSKYIRNVRKLIFIVPEYNGGFPGYLKFFMDACDHGDFRDKKVALMGLASGRSGNVRGLDHLTGILHYLGSEVYSKKVYLSQVHLALTADGALVNEPLNRELETQLKGFVTF from the coding sequence ATGATCACCGTTATCTGTACCACCAATAGGCCGGACAGCAATACCAAACGCGTAGCTGAGCTGTATGCCAATTTGCTTGAGCAATTAGGCGAATCGTTTCAGGTGCTAGACCTACGCGATGTGGAAGTGAATTGGATACAGGAAAGCAACTACGGTAAGAATGTGCCCGAATTTGAAGCGGTGGTTTCCAAGTACATTCGGAATGTGCGCAAGCTCATTTTCATTGTTCCCGAATACAATGGCGGATTTCCCGGATACCTCAAGTTCTTTATGGATGCTTGCGATCATGGCGATTTCCGCGATAAGAAAGTGGCTTTGATGGGATTGGCCAGTGGCCGGTCGGGCAATGTGCGTGGCCTCGATCATCTGACAGGAATCCTTCATTACCTAGGTTCTGAGGTGTACAGCAAAAAAGTGTACCTCTCGCAGGTTCATTTGGCGCTTACTGCGGATGGCGCCTTGGTGAATGAGCCATTGAATCGGGAGCTTGAAACACAACTGAAGGGATTCGTAACTTTCTGA
- the rocD gene encoding ornithine--oxo-acid transaminase: protein MTEELLEISAKAQQIIDTEDRYGAHNYHPLPVVLEKGEGVFVWDTDGKRYYDFLSAYSAVNQGHCHPSIIGALTEQAQKLTLTSRAFYNDVLGEFEQYATAYFGFDKLLPMNTGAEGVETALKLCRKWAYEKKGIPSNKAKIIVCDGNFHGRTTTIISFSNDPDARNNFGPFTPGFESIPYNDVAALEKALQDPNVAGFLVEPIQGEAGVNVPTAGYLTKARELCTQYNVLLIADEIQTGIARTGKLLAVDHENVRPDILILGKALSGGVLPVSAVLADDEIMLCIKPGEHGSTFGGNPLACKVAMAALEVVKNEKLAENAERLGKRFREELEAFIATNDLVKLVRGKGLLNAIIINDSPDSKTAWNICLKLASNGLLAKPTHGNIIRFAPPLVMTEDQLSDCLRIIKDTLTEFTK from the coding sequence ATGACGGAAGAATTGTTGGAAATATCAGCCAAAGCGCAACAGATCATTGATACAGAAGATCGCTATGGTGCGCACAATTACCATCCGCTACCAGTGGTGTTAGAGAAGGGCGAAGGCGTTTTTGTGTGGGATACAGACGGCAAACGCTACTACGATTTTCTTTCAGCCTATTCGGCAGTCAATCAAGGGCATTGCCATCCAAGTATTATTGGTGCACTTACCGAGCAGGCTCAGAAACTGACGCTGACCAGCCGTGCTTTTTACAATGACGTATTGGGCGAATTTGAGCAATACGCCACCGCGTATTTCGGTTTTGATAAGCTATTGCCGATGAACACGGGCGCAGAAGGAGTGGAAACTGCTTTGAAGCTTTGCCGAAAATGGGCGTACGAGAAAAAGGGAATTCCAAGCAATAAAGCGAAGATCATTGTGTGCGATGGTAACTTCCATGGAAGAACAACCACCATCATCTCGTTTTCTAACGACCCTGATGCGCGCAACAATTTCGGGCCATTTACGCCTGGGTTTGAATCCATTCCGTACAATGATGTGGCAGCGTTGGAAAAAGCACTGCAAGATCCGAATGTGGCTGGTTTTCTGGTAGAGCCGATACAAGGAGAAGCAGGCGTGAATGTGCCAACTGCCGGCTATTTGACCAAAGCACGGGAACTTTGCACACAATATAATGTGCTGCTTATTGCTGATGAAATTCAGACTGGAATTGCCCGAACGGGGAAACTACTGGCGGTTGATCATGAGAACGTACGACCAGATATCCTCATTTTGGGGAAAGCACTTTCTGGGGGCGTTTTGCCTGTCTCGGCCGTGTTGGCAGACGATGAAATAATGCTTTGCATCAAACCAGGAGAACATGGCTCAACTTTTGGTGGCAACCCGCTTGCATGTAAAGTGGCCATGGCAGCATTGGAAGTAGTGAAAAACGAGAAATTGGCAGAGAATGCCGAACGACTAGGAAAACGCTTCCGCGAGGAATTGGAAGCATTCATTGCTACCAACGATCTGGTAAAACTTGTAAGAGGAAAAGGATTGCTCAATGCCATCATCATCAACGATTCTCCCGACAGCAAAACCGCTTGGAACATTTGTTTGAAGTTGGCTTCGAACGGTCTGTTGGCAAAACCAACCCATGGAAACATTATTCGCTTTGCGCCACCGTTGGTAATGACCGAAGATCAGTTGAGCGATTGCTTGCGCATTATAAAAGATACACTCACCGAATTTACCAAGTGA
- a CDS encoding Crp/Fnr family transcriptional regulator — MNNFTKLWWLEKIHLFEGLSDKEMLKVEQRSTMKTKEKGTHIYFPNEPSKIIFFLKNGRVKIGSYSPDGKEIIKAIMHPGDMFGEMGLVGEETRNDFAIAMDDDVRVCTLNVEEILDMMRGNAELGLKITTTIGNRLSKVERKFESLIFKDARTRIVDLIREMATERGKVLAGGEVLLEHSLTHQDLASLTATSRQTVTTVLNELKEKELINFDRKTILIHQTDKLV; from the coding sequence TTGAACAACTTCACAAAACTCTGGTGGCTCGAAAAAATCCATCTTTTCGAGGGGCTTTCCGATAAGGAAATGCTAAAAGTAGAACAGCGTTCTACCATGAAGACCAAGGAAAAGGGAACGCATATTTATTTCCCAAACGAACCTTCTAAGATCATTTTCTTTCTAAAAAATGGAAGAGTGAAGATCGGCAGCTATTCGCCTGACGGGAAAGAGATCATCAAAGCCATTATGCATCCGGGTGATATGTTTGGCGAGATGGGTTTGGTAGGGGAGGAAACGCGTAACGATTTCGCCATTGCCATGGATGATGACGTGCGGGTTTGCACCTTGAATGTGGAAGAGATCTTGGATATGATGCGTGGAAATGCGGAACTCGGTCTGAAGATCACAACCACCATTGGAAATCGATTGTCTAAGGTCGAGAGGAAGTTCGAATCGCTGATCTTTAAAGATGCCAGAACTAGAATTGTGGATCTGATCCGCGAAATGGCAACGGAACGAGGAAAAGTGCTCGCTGGGGGCGAAGTGCTTTTAGAACACTCGCTCACGCATCAAGATCTGGCCAGTCTTACTGCCACATCTCGCCAAACGGTAACAACCGTATTGAATGAGTTGAAGGAAAAGGAGCTGATCAATTTTGATCGTAAGACGATTCTCATTCATCAAACAGACAAGTTGGTATGA
- a CDS encoding branched-chain amino acid aminotransferase, with the protein MESDIMQIRVERAAKTRINEVDFNNIPFGREFADHMFVADYANGKWSDFRIQPYGNMPFTPAMLALHYGQTIFEGMKAYRNSDGEVMMFRPTDNFKRLNLSAERMCMPVIPVELMMEALKELIKIDIDWVPEALNSSLYIRPFMFATDQFLGVKPSETYRCVMFTGPVGPYYTTPLKVMVESTYTRAAKGGTGSAKSGGNYGGSLYPTRLAQQKGYHQLLWTDAVEHKFIEESGTMNVMFQIGDTLVTPPTGDTILKGITRDSVLTLAADLGINVEERRISIDELAEAHKRGDLLDAFGVGTAATVAPIELIGYNGVDMVLRPIEEREMSALISKQLNAIRYGEVEDKFGWMVSMN; encoded by the coding sequence ATGGAGAGCGACATTATGCAAATTAGGGTTGAAAGGGCAGCAAAAACCCGCATCAACGAAGTGGATTTTAATAATATTCCTTTCGGAAGAGAATTTGCAGACCACATGTTTGTTGCAGATTATGCGAACGGTAAGTGGTCCGATTTCAGAATTCAACCTTATGGGAACATGCCGTTCACTCCAGCCATGTTGGCACTTCATTATGGGCAGACCATATTCGAAGGGATGAAAGCTTATCGAAATTCTGATGGCGAAGTAATGATGTTCCGACCAACAGATAATTTCAAGCGACTTAATCTATCTGCAGAAAGAATGTGCATGCCTGTCATTCCCGTAGAATTGATGATGGAAGCATTGAAAGAACTTATAAAGATTGATATTGATTGGGTTCCAGAAGCTCTCAATTCTTCATTGTACATCCGTCCGTTCATGTTTGCAACCGATCAATTCTTAGGTGTGAAACCTTCAGAAACGTATCGATGTGTGATGTTCACAGGCCCAGTTGGTCCGTATTATACCACACCGCTTAAAGTAATGGTAGAAAGTACTTACACCAGAGCGGCTAAAGGAGGAACAGGTTCTGCCAAGTCTGGAGGTAATTATGGCGGCTCTTTGTACCCGACCAGATTGGCGCAGCAGAAAGGATATCATCAATTGCTTTGGACTGATGCTGTTGAGCACAAGTTCATTGAAGAAAGTGGTACCATGAATGTGATGTTCCAGATTGGAGACACACTTGTCACTCCGCCAACGGGCGATACCATTTTAAAAGGAATAACAAGAGATAGCGTGCTCACACTTGCCGCAGACCTTGGAATCAACGTAGAGGAAAGAAGGATAAGTATCGATGAGCTTGCCGAAGCGCATAAACGAGGAGATCTCTTAGATGCATTTGGAGTAGGAACTGCTGCAACCGTAGCTCCGATTGAATTGATCGGATACAATGGAGTGGATATGGTGCTTAGACCGATTGAGGAGCGAGAAATGTCTGCGCTTATATCAAAGCAGCTCAACGCCATTCGCTATGGAGAAGTTGAGGATAAGTTCGGTTGGATGGTAAGTATGAACTGA
- a CDS encoding choice-of-anchor B family protein has product MRTFVRLFLAINLWFSAQAVWAQDAFNTTELGHLAYTEDLSEVRGAFHNGHEYALVGVYNGFSIVDVTDPTTPTEVFFAPGANSIWRDPFYHNGYAYCVNETSGGLLIVDMSPLPGSTNLTSVSYSGSQFPWTKAHNMFVDTEADKAYIFGSNNGVGGALILDISNPTSPTELGRWNDHYIHDGFVRGDTLWAACLEQGSFVVDVSTPSNPVVLANWDTPSQFSHNIWPSDNNEHCFTTDEVNSGFVAAYDMSNLNNVVETDKVRHPLTEGVIPHNTHFINDYIVTSHYRDGLVIHDVSDPSNIILTGYFDTSPFSGGGFNGAWGAWPYLPSGNILIADIEEGLFIVGPDYVRAARLQGNVTEFGSGSVLNAVQIDVVGTGLTDVTDLFGDYATGTATAGTYSVTFQKGGYLPQTINGVVLTNGATVTLDVQMIPDVPFVLSGLVLDAASGQPVSGATVHVVNDFLDEELTTDANGVYSDTNFYAGQYAVTAGKWGYIGECGSIDFSSGSVPDPIELLKGYYDDFSLDLGWTVSGTAASGIWERGFPIETIYLDSISNPGSDMINDCDGNAYVTGNGGGGVGDDDVDQGVTILKSPLMDLSSLNHPALRFNYWFFNSGGNDAGNDTFKVKVEYGPSITTVASLPVTANQWKPFSFSLLDHIPNLSNPIQLIIEVEDVLPGHLVEGAIDVFSVEETTGIASVEKSGRVSLFPNPASHYVNLQVDGAVNEGSAQIWDVAGRAVGESRRIFQGLNTLNVPRTTGIYLLETIIDGQRQVQRLVVDH; this is encoded by the coding sequence ATGAGAACTTTCGTTCGGCTCTTTTTAGCTATAAATCTTTGGTTTTCAGCGCAGGCTGTTTGGGCTCAAGATGCCTTCAATACCACCGAACTCGGTCATCTTGCTTACACGGAAGATCTGAGCGAAGTGAGAGGTGCATTTCATAATGGGCATGAATATGCCTTGGTGGGTGTTTACAATGGTTTTTCCATTGTGGATGTTACCGATCCGACAACACCGACTGAAGTGTTTTTTGCCCCTGGTGCAAATTCAATTTGGCGCGACCCGTTCTACCACAACGGTTATGCTTATTGTGTAAATGAAACCAGCGGAGGGCTCTTGATAGTTGATATGTCGCCACTGCCCGGAAGCACCAATCTCACATCTGTTAGCTACAGCGGGAGCCAATTTCCTTGGACCAAAGCGCATAATATGTTCGTTGATACAGAGGCGGATAAGGCGTACATTTTCGGTTCAAACAATGGAGTAGGAGGAGCGCTCATTCTCGATATTTCCAATCCGACCAGCCCGACTGAACTTGGCAGATGGAATGATCATTACATCCACGATGGATTCGTTAGAGGTGATACGCTTTGGGCTGCTTGCTTGGAACAAGGGTCTTTTGTGGTAGACGTTTCTACGCCAAGCAATCCAGTTGTGTTAGCAAACTGGGATACGCCAAGCCAGTTTTCGCACAATATTTGGCCATCTGACAATAATGAACATTGCTTCACAACAGATGAAGTGAATAGCGGGTTTGTTGCTGCATACGATATGAGCAACCTTAATAATGTAGTGGAAACCGACAAGGTTCGTCATCCACTGACTGAAGGCGTTATTCCGCATAACACGCATTTTATCAACGATTACATCGTTACATCGCATTACAGAGACGGACTGGTTATTCACGATGTGTCAGACCCCTCAAATATCATTCTCACTGGCTATTTCGATACAAGTCCGTTCAGCGGAGGAGGTTTTAATGGCGCATGGGGAGCGTGGCCATATCTTCCTTCGGGCAATATTCTCATTGCGGATATAGAAGAAGGTCTATTTATAGTTGGGCCTGATTACGTCCGCGCGGCCAGACTGCAAGGAAACGTGACTGAATTTGGTTCGGGAAGTGTGCTAAATGCCGTTCAGATAGATGTGGTGGGCACAGGATTAACAGATGTCACCGATCTTTTTGGCGATTACGCAACAGGAACAGCTACAGCAGGAACGTATTCCGTGACATTTCAAAAGGGCGGCTATTTACCCCAAACGATAAACGGAGTTGTTCTCACTAATGGAGCAACGGTTACGTTAGATGTTCAGATGATTCCAGATGTGCCATTTGTTCTTTCAGGTCTTGTGCTTGATGCTGCTAGCGGACAGCCGGTGTCTGGAGCTACAGTACATGTGGTGAATGATTTTCTTGATGAGGAACTTACAACTGATGCTAACGGAGTTTATTCGGATACTAATTTCTATGCAGGACAATATGCTGTAACTGCAGGAAAATGGGGATATATTGGCGAGTGTGGCTCGATAGATTTCAGTTCTGGATCAGTGCCTGATCCAATTGAATTGCTCAAAGGTTACTACGATGATTTTTCGTTGGATCTAGGTTGGACTGTTTCAGGAACGGCCGCTTCAGGAATTTGGGAACGCGGATTTCCTATCGAAACCATTTATCTGGATAGTATTTCAAATCCAGGTTCAGATATGATCAATGACTGTGATGGAAACGCCTACGTTACTGGAAATGGCGGTGGTGGAGTTGGTGATGATGACGTGGATCAAGGAGTAACGATTTTGAAATCGCCACTGATGGATCTGAGCTCATTGAATCATCCAGCATTACGATTTAATTATTGGTTCTTCAACTCAGGAGGAAACGATGCTGGCAATGATACTTTTAAGGTTAAAGTAGAATATGGTCCAAGCATAACAACGGTGGCCAGTTTGCCTGTTACTGCCAATCAATGGAAGCCTTTTTCGTTTTCACTATTAGACCATATTCCAAATCTTTCCAATCCAATTCAACTTATTATTGAAGTTGAAGATGTCCTTCCTGGTCACTTGGTAGAAGGTGCAATCGATGTTTTCAGTGTAGAGGAAACAACAGGAATTGCTAGCGTTGAGAAAAGTGGCCGTGTATCGCTCTTTCCGAATCCAGCATCGCACTACGTTAACTTGCAGGTGGATGGTGCGGTGAACGAGGGATCTGCTCAAATATGGGACGTTGCGGGAAGAGCTGTAGGAGAATCGAGACGCATTTTTCAGGGATTGAACACCTTGAATGTGCCGAGAACTACAGGAATCTATTTACTTGAAACGATAATTGACGGACAACGACAAGTGCAAAGGTTGGTGGTTGATCATTGA
- a CDS encoding NAD(P)H-dependent oxidoreductase has translation MKQILAFSGSMSANSINHQLVEFTADQVLGAEVKIIRLSDFEAPLYRSEMESELGFPETIVSLRKLFDEADAFIISTPEYNSSIPAGFKNTIDWLSRMEVKVFQNKPVLLMATSPGARGGRSVLDHLSAIMPFWGAQMVGTFSLPKFKEHFTEGILAEPFQQELQELLAGLPK, from the coding sequence ATGAAACAGATACTTGCATTTTCTGGCAGTATGAGTGCCAATTCCATCAATCATCAGCTGGTTGAATTCACTGCGGATCAGGTCTTAGGCGCTGAGGTTAAAATCATCCGTTTGTCTGATTTTGAAGCACCACTATACCGTAGCGAAATGGAATCGGAACTTGGATTCCCTGAAACCATTGTCAGCCTGCGAAAGCTTTTTGACGAAGCAGACGCCTTCATCATTTCCACTCCAGAATACAACAGCAGCATTCCGGCTGGTTTTAAAAACACCATCGATTGGCTTTCAAGAATGGAAGTGAAGGTTTTTCAGAACAAACCCGTTCTGTTGATGGCGACTTCTCCGGGAGCAAGAGGTGGCCGATCTGTTCTTGATCATCTTTCGGCCATCATGCCATTTTGGGGCGCTCAAATGGTCGGAACATTCAGTCTGCCCAAATTCAAAGAGCATTTTACGGAAGGAATTCTGGCTGAGCCGTTTCAACAAGAATTACAAGAATTGTTAGCTGGGTTACCGAAATGA
- a CDS encoding M28 family peptidase codes for MKRILFFFSFFMFAIAAWSQTAVEQLKADVSYLADDKLEGREIGTKGEELAAIYISERMAQLGLTPKGTEGYFQTFSRKLEQDPHSASPSDTGRIAGRNVVGFIDNGAKTTIIIGAHYDHLGYGAQGSLYAGDPAIHNGADDNASGVAVMLQLAEKLKKASESNNYLFIAFSGEERGLWGSNFFAKEPTLKLDDVNYMINMDMVGRLNEEKTLAINGIGTSPFWKNALETLNQGSFKLVLSESGVGPSDHTSFYLKDIPVLHFFTGQHDDYHKPSDDVHKVNFDGMESIGQFIFKLISELDDEGKLAFTKTKDADKSNSPKFSVTLGVVPDYLFDGEGMRISGVKEDRPAAIAGLLEGDIVIKMGKIDITDMQSYMQGLAAFKEGDKTTVLVKRGKKTLKKKVQF; via the coding sequence ATGAAGCGCATACTTTTCTTTTTCTCCTTTTTCATGTTCGCAATCGCTGCTTGGTCTCAAACAGCGGTGGAACAGCTTAAGGCTGATGTTTCTTACTTGGCAGATGACAAATTGGAAGGGCGCGAAATAGGCACAAAAGGCGAAGAACTGGCTGCCATCTATATTTCTGAACGAATGGCTCAATTGGGATTGACACCAAAAGGAACTGAAGGCTATTTCCAAACATTCAGTCGTAAACTGGAGCAAGACCCACATTCTGCCAGTCCTTCTGACACAGGTAGGATTGCTGGCCGAAACGTAGTTGGGTTCATTGATAATGGCGCTAAAACCACCATCATCATTGGCGCGCATTACGATCATTTGGGATACGGGGCACAAGGTTCGCTATATGCTGGAGATCCAGCCATACATAATGGAGCAGATGATAATGCGAGTGGTGTTGCTGTGATGCTTCAACTTGCAGAAAAACTGAAAAAGGCATCTGAATCGAACAACTATTTGTTCATCGCTTTTTCTGGTGAAGAACGCGGATTGTGGGGCTCAAATTTCTTTGCGAAAGAACCAACCTTGAAATTGGATGATGTGAACTATATGATCAACATGGACATGGTGGGCCGATTGAATGAAGAAAAAACCTTGGCCATCAATGGCATTGGTACTTCGCCTTTTTGGAAAAATGCGCTCGAAACCTTGAACCAAGGTAGTTTCAAATTAGTGCTATCTGAAAGTGGTGTCGGCCCGAGCGATCATACGTCATTCTACCTTAAAGACATTCCTGTATTGCATTTCTTTACTGGTCAGCACGATGATTATCACAAACCAAGTGATGATGTGCATAAGGTGAATTTTGATGGAATGGAAAGTATCGGCCAGTTCATCTTCAAGCTCATTTCTGAATTGGACGATGAGGGCAAATTGGCCTTCACAAAAACAAAAGACGCGGACAAAAGCAATTCGCCAAAGTTCAGCGTTACGCTAGGCGTTGTACCAGATTACTTGTTTGATGGTGAAGGCATGCGCATTTCTGGCGTCAAGGAAGACCGTCCGGCTGCAATTGCTGGCCTTTTGGAAGGCGACATCGTGATCAAAATGGGCAAAATTGACATCACGGACATGCAAAGCTATATGCAAGGTTTGGCAGCTTTCAAAGAGGGCGACAAAACAACAGTCTTGGTAAAACGAGGCAAAAAGACGCTTAAGAAAAAAGTGCAGTTCTGA
- a CDS encoding Arc family DNA-binding protein, producing the protein MSKKKPFVLRLDPEILSAIEKWAADEFRSSNGQLEWIVNKALKDAGRLPKKKSEE; encoded by the coding sequence TTGTCTAAGAAAAAACCATTTGTCTTACGTCTCGATCCAGAAATTCTGAGTGCGATCGAGAAATGGGCTGCGGATGAGTTCCGCAGCTCAAATGGACAATTGGAATGGATTGTGAATAAAGCTTTGAAGGATGCTGGAAGATTGCCCAAGAAGAAAAGCGAGGAGTAG